The following coding sequences lie in one Frigoribacterium sp. SL97 genomic window:
- a CDS encoding GNAT family N-acetyltransferase, which yields MILRSSTVALEPITPALARRIVARDERPGDRWHAEYPFLDEIDPLRSLAASAAPDPDFTMYVVRRSSNGMAVGGLGFFGPPDADGRVEFGYGLVPSARGEGLASSAVLLALEHARLRGATIAAADTEADNVASRRVLIKGGLAEVQRSGSLVLYERVLTAR from the coding sequence ATGATCCTGAGGAGCAGCACAGTCGCTTTGGAGCCCATCACGCCGGCACTTGCCCGGCGCATCGTGGCTCGTGACGAGCGACCCGGTGACCGGTGGCATGCCGAGTACCCGTTCCTCGACGAGATCGATCCATTGAGATCATTGGCTGCGTCAGCGGCCCCTGACCCGGACTTCACGATGTACGTCGTCCGAAGGTCGTCGAACGGGATGGCGGTGGGGGGCCTCGGGTTCTTCGGTCCTCCTGACGCCGACGGGCGAGTCGAGTTCGGGTACGGGTTGGTTCCTTCGGCTCGAGGCGAGGGCCTGGCGTCGTCGGCTGTCCTGCTCGCGCTCGAACACGCTCGTCTGCGCGGGGCAACGATCGCAGCGGCGGACACGGAAGCCGACAACGTCGCTTCCCGTCGCGTCCTCATCAAAGGCGGCCTCGCCGAAGTGCAACGAAGCGGCTCTCTCGTTCTCTACGAACGAGTCCTGACCGCCCGATAG
- a CDS encoding HAD family hydrolase has product MTRVGAVGFDLDGTLFDHHGSARSAAAYFLGSLGVVASDSTLSRWFDAEEENFERWRSGEISFSEQRRQRLRSVLPALGVDVPASDVDVDELFGGYLRAYESSWRAFPDALPLLQSLRASGHHIGLLTNGTEAQQLAKLRRTGLLDEFDVVCTSERIGFSKPDVRAFAVLASELEVEPGACLFVGDDAKKDVDGARAAGMQALLVDGHRPRELRIAELVGCAIARSAGAR; this is encoded by the coding sequence GTGACGCGAGTGGGTGCGGTCGGCTTCGACCTCGACGGGACGCTGTTCGATCACCACGGTTCAGCCCGATCTGCCGCGGCCTACTTCCTCGGTTCGCTCGGCGTGGTCGCGTCGGACTCGACTCTTTCGAGATGGTTCGACGCCGAGGAGGAGAACTTCGAGCGTTGGCGGTCGGGTGAGATCAGCTTCTCGGAGCAGCGCCGTCAGCGGCTTCGCTCGGTCCTCCCAGCGCTAGGGGTCGATGTCCCTGCCAGTGACGTCGATGTCGACGAGCTGTTCGGCGGTTATCTGCGGGCGTACGAGTCGTCATGGCGGGCATTCCCCGATGCGCTTCCGCTTCTCCAGAGCCTGCGCGCGTCCGGTCATCACATCGGGCTGTTGACGAACGGGACAGAGGCTCAGCAGCTGGCGAAGCTCCGGCGCACAGGTCTCCTCGACGAGTTCGATGTCGTCTGCACGTCTGAGCGCATCGGTTTCTCGAAGCCCGACGTGAGGGCCTTCGCCGTTCTTGCCTCTGAGCTCGAAGTCGAGCCGGGGGCATGCCTGTTCGTCGGCGACGACGCGAAGAAGGACGTTGACGGAGCGAGGGCAGCCGGTATGCAGGCGCTGCTGGTCGATGGCCACAGGCCCCGTGAGCTTCGGATCGCTGAGTTGGTCGGGTGCGCGATCGCGAGGTCTGCGGGTGCCCGATAG
- a CDS encoding RNA polymerase sigma factor, with protein MFRNEARGLLGFFIRRDVPAEDAADLVSETFLAAWQSSTTRTIEPDMLRAWLFGIARKKLSQHLRGRTRRTALSARLRLTVSADALEQHASTENMERVAYVRAAIEQLPVVDREIVRLVYWDGFTQEEVALILGKRATSVRARLSRARKVLHDQLADKGPRDVPGAFRGRVIGTTDA; from the coding sequence TTGTTCCGCAACGAGGCTAGAGGGCTGCTCGGGTTCTTCATACGACGTGACGTACCAGCCGAGGACGCAGCGGATCTCGTCAGTGAAACGTTCCTCGCAGCCTGGCAATCGAGCACGACCCGCACAATCGAACCGGACATGCTTCGTGCCTGGCTGTTTGGCATCGCTCGCAAAAAACTCTCGCAACACCTACGAGGTCGAACCCGGCGGACCGCCTTGAGCGCACGCCTTCGGCTCACTGTGTCTGCCGATGCCCTCGAGCAACATGCCTCAACCGAGAACATGGAAAGAGTCGCCTACGTACGAGCGGCAATTGAGCAGCTTCCGGTGGTAGATCGGGAGATCGTGCGCCTCGTCTACTGGGACGGTTTCACCCAGGAAGAAGTGGCTTTAATCCTTGGAAAGCGGGCCACGTCAGTTCGTGCCCGCCTTTCCCGAGCCCGGAAGGTCCTCCACGATCAACTTGCCGACAAGGGCCCGCGTGACGTGCCCGGCGCATTCCGCGGGCGTGTCATTGGCACCACCGATGCCTGA